Proteins co-encoded in one bacterium genomic window:
- a CDS encoding DUF6785 family protein, which translates to MHSNNEFKDKEPTIKERTNYTRALIIGIILVPFNAYWIALSELRYTLILTANPLFATPIFYLFSLVGVNALLHRFAPKYIFKPAELIIIYIMLVMSCTVVTFDYLLNLMSTMWWPALQASQENQWANMMFPVLPKELLVWDTNLLEGITNGKASFNEPAVLMMWLKPLAFWSTFILVSGWIMFCMNVILRKAWMENNKLTYPIVRLPLELAEGNSPNSILKSWALWAGFILAASLSLLEQLHQWVPAVTTIPTGIQWLNFPDKPPFNAANPITLSFYPFAIGLGFLVPLDVSFSFWFFYIFIRLEGVLGSVFGLSAIRGFPYVYEQTMGAWLAFGFVLIWSSRKYLKDVVRIAFQKDGSDAEEPVSYRIALLGLIGGAIFFMGFWMWAGMTFLWAFIVMGIYFLVSIAITRIRAEAGGHHSIYVLEPLSIGSMFSSSAVGATTLAAMSVSHWFWRLNRSHMMPSQMEAFKMAKDQGIRLKTLIAPIFISIVLATIVGMWACLHIFYRDGRNLVNGFSWTGAGEGYAWLENALSGGYKPEHNNWGGVILGGSFVLLLSRFRELYSWFPFHPLGYCMAYTMNYHWMPFFIAWICKFAILRYCGLKVYQSAVPFFLGLVLGDFITGSLWSLIGINLNVPAHRLFMFLGQFGVK; encoded by the coding sequence AACAATGAGTTTAAGGATAAAGAACCGACAATAAAGGAGCGCACTAACTATACGCGTGCGCTTATAATCGGCATCATTCTTGTTCCCTTTAATGCTTATTGGATTGCCTTATCGGAGCTGCGCTACACATTAATATTAACCGCGAATCCTCTTTTCGCCACGCCGATTTTCTATCTGTTTTCTTTAGTTGGAGTGAATGCATTATTGCACCGCTTCGCTCCCAAGTATATTTTTAAGCCAGCCGAGCTAATTATTATTTACATCATGCTGGTGATGTCCTGCACGGTTGTCACGTTTGATTATCTGTTGAACTTGATGTCGACGATGTGGTGGCCGGCTTTGCAAGCTTCTCAGGAGAACCAATGGGCTAATATGATGTTCCCCGTGCTTCCCAAAGAGCTACTTGTTTGGGATACTAATTTGCTTGAAGGAATAACTAACGGGAAAGCATCTTTTAACGAACCGGCAGTCCTGATGATGTGGCTAAAGCCGTTGGCATTCTGGTCAACCTTTATTTTGGTTTCGGGCTGGATTATGTTCTGTATGAACGTAATTTTGCGCAAAGCCTGGATGGAGAATAACAAGTTGACGTACCCCATCGTTCGCTTGCCATTGGAACTGGCGGAAGGCAACTCGCCGAATTCAATATTAAAATCGTGGGCGCTATGGGCGGGGTTTATACTTGCAGCTTCATTAAGTTTGCTCGAACAACTTCATCAATGGGTGCCAGCTGTTACCACTATTCCTACAGGCATCCAATGGCTTAATTTCCCTGATAAACCTCCCTTTAATGCAGCCAATCCGATTACGCTCTCTTTCTATCCATTTGCGATTGGCCTCGGTTTTCTTGTTCCTCTTGATGTGTCATTCTCATTCTGGTTTTTCTACATATTTATCCGACTGGAAGGTGTTCTTGGCTCTGTTTTTGGTCTTAGCGCTATACGAGGGTTTCCATACGTGTACGAGCAGACGATGGGAGCATGGTTGGCCTTTGGGTTTGTATTAATCTGGAGCTCTCGAAAGTATTTGAAAGACGTTGTGAGGATAGCATTCCAAAAAGATGGTTCTGATGCGGAGGAGCCTGTGTCTTATCGCATTGCGCTGCTCGGACTGATCGGAGGGGCAATCTTTTTCATGGGCTTTTGGATGTGGGCGGGGATGACCTTCCTTTGGGCATTTATTGTGATGGGCATTTATTTCCTCGTCTCCATAGCCATTACGCGTATCAGGGCTGAAGCCGGAGGTCATCACAGTATCTATGTATTGGAACCATTATCAATTGGCAGTATGTTTAGTTCGAGTGCGGTGGGCGCAACGACACTAGCCGCAATGAGCGTGAGCCACTGGTTCTGGCGTCTTAATCGCAGTCACATGATGCCGTCTCAGATGGAAGCCTTTAAGATGGCCAAAGATCAGGGAATACGTCTGAAAACGCTAATTGCCCCTATCTTCATCTCCATCGTGCTAGCTACTATTGTGGGAATGTGGGCTTGTTTACATATCTTCTATCGAGATGGGCGTAATCTTGTCAATGGGTTCTCATGGACTGGAGCGGGAGAAGGCTATGCTTGGTTAGAAAATGCTTTGAGCGGGGGGTATAAACCGGAGCACAACAATTGGGGCGGGGTTATACTTGGCGGCTCTTTTGTGCTTTTATTGTCCAGATTTCGAGAGCTTTATAGCTGGTTTCCTTTCCACCCCCTCGGCTACTGTATGGCCTACACTATGAACTATCACTGGATGCCGTTCTTTATTGCCTGGATATGCAAGTTCGCTATCCTTCGATACTGCGGCCTGAAGGTGTATCAATCCGCAGTTCCGTTCTTTCTTGGGCTTGTACTCGGCGATTTCATCACGGGCTCATTGTGGTCGCTAATAGGCATTAATCTGAATGTTCCTGCGCATCGGTTGTTTATGTTTTTAGGCCAGTTCGGTGTAAAATAG